A window of the Tachysurus fulvidraco isolate hzauxx_2018 chromosome 6, HZAU_PFXX_2.0, whole genome shotgun sequence genome harbors these coding sequences:
- the LOC113639832 gene encoding sodium/myo-inositol cotransporter-like, translating into MATSLEVADIAIVGLYFILVLGIGFFAMWKANHSSVSGYFLAGRTMNWVLIGASLFVSNIGSEHFIGLAGSGAASGFAVGAWEFNAILLLQLLGWVFIPVYIHCGVYTMPEYLSKRFGGKRLKVYFACLSLLLYIFTKLSVDLYAGALFIQESLGWNLYLSIILLISMTALLTVTGGLVAVIYTDTIQAILMISGALSLTAIGLIKVGGLDGLREKYMEAVPNVTAILARYNYSFEYTNSCRIHPKSNSLKLLRGPLDEDVPWPGFLLGQTPASIWYWCADQVIVQRVLAAKNIAHAKGSTLMAGILKILPMFIIVIPGMISRIMFADELACIGPEHCMAVCHNQAGCSNIAYPRLVMSIMPVGLRGLMMAVMIAALMSDLDSIFNSASTIFTLDIYKLVRKCASSRELVFVGRVFVIVMVGISIAWVPVIIKMQGGQMYLYIQEIAGYLTPPIAALFLLGIFWKRCNETGAFWGGMTGFVLGTTRLIFGFVYREPRCDQPDERPAFITRVHYMYVAAGLFWISGLVAVVISLCTPPPSKDKIVRTTMWGLRNMEKLPLTDRKEIYKLANKSSAYCNGGGTCKKNLPVDVQKEQGLDGADLKLLMPCPSDQDPTTPSTEAPTPVETYSNGRAELSGQKNEDKHKWGPFWCLFDWFYNHKEETVTSTQKVIEENKRVIQEMLYEPPKIKLLLNFWLVIVCSVGVLMFVYFSL; encoded by the coding sequence atggCAACATCATTGGAGGTAGCAGACATTGCAATTGTTGGACTTTATTTTATCCTTGTGCTGGGCATTGGATTCTTTGCCATGTGGAAGGCCAACCACAGCAGTGTAAGTGGTTACTTTCTGGCTGGTCGAACTATGAACTGGGTCTTGATTGGCGCTTCACTGTTCGTCAGCAACATTGGCAGCGAGCACTTTATTGGCCTAGCTGGCTCGGGAGCAGCAAGTGGTTTTGCTGTAGGCGCTTGGGAGTTCAACGCCATCCTTCTCCTTCAGCTTCTGGGCTGGGTGTTCATTCCAGTTTATATCCACTGTGGGGTGTACACAATGCCAGAATACCTTTCAAAGCGCTTTGGGGGAAAACGGCTTAAGGTTTACTTTGCTTGTCTTTCCCTTTTACTCTACATCTTCACCAAACTGTCAGTTGACTTGTATGCAGGAGCTCTTTTCATCCAGGAGTCCTTAGGCTGGAATCTCTATCTTTCAATCATCCTGCTCATTTCCATGACAGCACTGCTGACAGTAACAGGTGGCCTGGTTGCGGTGATCTACACTGACACTATTCAGGCCATACTTATGATCAGCGGAGCTTTGAGCCTTACAGCCATCGGCCTGATCAAGGTGGGTGGACTAGATGGTTTAAGAGAGAAATACATGGAGGCTGTTCCAAATGTCACAGCTATTCTTGCCAGGTACAACTATAGTTTTGAGTACACCAATTCCTGTCGCATCCACCCAAAGTCAAATTCCCTCAAGCTCCTACGAGGACCCCTTGATGAGGACGTCCCCTGGCCTGGGTTCCTGTTAGGCCAGACTCCAGCCTCCATCTGGTACTGGTGTGCTGACCAGGTCATAGTACAAAGGGTACTTGCAGCTAAGAACATTGCCCATGCAAAGGGCTCAACCCTAATGGCAGGCATACTGAAAATTCTTCCTATGTTCATCATCGTTATTCCAGGAATGATCTCCAGAATAATGTTTGCAGATGAGCTGGCATGTATCGGGCCTGAGCACTGCATGGCAGTGTGCCACAACCAGGCTGGCTGCTCTAACATTGCCTACCCTCGACTGGTCATGAGCATTATGCCAGTGGGTCTGCGTGGACTGATGATGGCTGTTATGATTGCTGCCCTCATGAGTGACTTGGACTCTATCTTCAACAGTGCCAGCACCATCTTCACCTTGGACATCTACAAGTTAGTGCGCAAGTGTGCCTCCTCGAGAGAGCTGGTTTTCGTAGGCCGAGTGTTCGTGATCGTCATGGTAGGCATCAGCATTGCCTGGGTGCCAGTTATCATTAAGATGCAAGGTGGCCAAATGTACTTGTACATCCAAGAAATTGCAGGATATCTTACACCACCTATTGCTGCTCTCTTTCTGCTTGGCATCTTCTGGAAGCGTTGTAACGAGACAGGTGCCTTTTGGGGTGGCATGACTGGCTTTGTTCTGGGTACCACACGTCTTATCTTTGGTTTTGTCTATCGTGAGCCCCGCTGCGATCAGCCAGATGAACGACCTGCCTTTATCACACGTGTCCACTATATGTATGTAGCCGCTGGACTCTTCTGGATCTCCGGCCTGGTAGCAGTGGTCATCAGTCTTTGTACTCCTCCTCCAAGCAAGGACAAGATTGTGCGCACCACAATGTGGGGATTACGCAATATGGAAAAGTTGCCTCTGACTGATCGGAAAGAGATCTACAAGTTGGCCAATAAAAGTTCTGCCTACTGTAATGGAGGTGGCACCTGCAAGAAAAACCTGCCTGTAGATGTTCAAAAAGAACAAGGTCTTGATGGAGCTGATCTTAAACTCCTCATGCCTTGCCCTAGTGACCAGGATCCTACAACACCCAGTACAGAGGCACCAACCCCAGTGGAGACATACAGTAATGGGCGTGCAGAGTTGTCAGGACAAAAGAATGAAGACAAACACAAGTGGGGGCCTTTCTGGTGCCTATTTGATTGGTTTTATAACCATAAGGAAGAAACAGTCACATCAACACAAAAAGTGATTGAAGAAAATAAACGTGTCATTCAGGAAATGCTTTATGAGCCCCCTAAAATCAAGCTTTTGCTAAACTTTTGGCTGGTAATAGTCTGTTCTGTGGGTGTCCTCATGTTTGTCTACTTCTCCCTGTAA